The region TTAAAGATATGTTAAATATGTCTATGGCAGATATGACAGGCCAATCATTTGAGAAAATTGAAAAGGATACTGATAGAGATTATTTTCTAAGTGCGGAAGAAGCAAAAAACTATGGATTGATCGATAGAGTAATCACACATCCAAGCGAAGCAAATCAGTCTTAAATTTTCTAAATAAATATTTTAATTTTAATTTTTAAATTAATAATTTTTTGGTTTATTTACACCTTTAATGTCTAAAATATTAATTATCAAATGCAAAGAAGCTACAACTAATGACCCAACTCTTTTACGACAAAGATGCAGATCTAAGTCTTTTAAATAATAAAACAATAGCGATTATTGGATATGGTTCACAAGGTCATGCACATGCCCTAAACCTTAAAGATAGCGGTATGGATGTAATTGTTGGATTATATAAAGGAAGTAAGTCTGAAAGCAAAGCTATTAGCGATGGTCTACAAGTATTTAACGTTTCTAAAGCTTGCGAAAAAGCAGACTGGATTATGATTCTCCTCCCAGATGAGTTTCAGAAAAATGTTTACCTTAATGAAATAGAACCAAATTTAAAAGAAGGAAAGATATTAAGTTTTGCTCATGGCTTCAATATAAGATTCGGACTTATCAAACCTCCTAGTTTTGTGGATGTTGTAATGATTGCTCCAAAAGGACCTGGACACACTGTTCGTTGGGAATATCAGAATGGACAAGGAGTTCCAGCATTATTTGCAGTAGAACAGGATTCTTCCGGAAATGCAAGATCATTGGCGATGGCTTACGCTAAAGGGATTGGCGGAACGAGAGCTGGGATTCTTGAAACAAACTTCAAAGAAGAAACAGAAACCGATTTATTTGGAGAACAAGCGGTTTTGTGCGGAGGATTATCAGAACTTGTCAAATCAGGCTTCGAAACTCTTGTAGAGGCAGGCTATCAGCCCGAACTTGCTTACTTCGAATGCTTACATGAAGTTAAACTTATAGTTGACTTAATGGTCAAGGGAGGCCTATCTCAAATGAGAGATTCCATTTCAAATACTGCAGAATATGGAGATTATGTAAGTGGTAAAAGACTCATCAATAGTGATACAAAGAAAGAAATGCAGAAAATTCTGAAGGATATTCAAGATGGAACTTTCGCTAAGAATTTTGTTGAAGAATGCGATAAAAACAAACCCTTAATGACAAAATTAAGAGAAGAGAACTCAAAACATGAAATTGAGAAAGTGGGTAAAGGTCTGCGCTCGATGTTCAGTTGGCTGAAATAAATTTATTTTTACTATTTCTTGGATCGATTGGTTTTGATTTATTGATCGGTGATCCAAGATTCTTAATACACCCTGTTCAAGTAATTGGCTTTTACATAAAAAAAATATCTGATTACCTGATAAATAATTTTGGAGAAAATAAAAAAATATTGTTTTGGGGTGGTTTCTCCGTAGCTATATCCACTATTGGAATGAGTTTTGGTTTAGGAAAATTGATAGAACTAAGTTATTTGCAATCAAGAAATCATTTTTTTGTTGGATTGTTAATTTTTTTTGGGCTTTCAAGTTGTATCGCTACAAAGGGACTTATTTCAAGTGTGAAAGAGATTGCGGAGCTAATAGAACGCAAGGAAATTAATATCCAAAATAAGAAAATAATCAAAGATAAGGTACAAAGAATAGTGAGTAGGGATGTAAGTTCATCTTCTATAAAACATCTCTTGAGATCAAGTACAGAGAGCCTTACCGAAAATTCTGTTGATGGAATATTTGGGCCATTATTTTGGATTTTTATTGGAATTATTTCTATGAAGTTTTCAATTTTTCTACCAGGACCTTTGTCACTTGGTTTTTCTTATAAAGCCATAAGCACTTTAGATTCAATGATAGGTTACAAATATGATTATTTTAGATATTTGGGTTATTTCAGTGCAAAAATCGAAGATATTTTTACGTTTTTTCCTTCAAGATTAGTTTTAATCACGTTACCTTTAGTTAGCTCCAAAGTTAATGAGTATGGATCAATCATAAAAAAAAGTTATCTTGATGGTAAAAAATATGATTCGCCTAATTCTGGGATTTCAGAAGCTATATTTGCCTATATTTCCGGAATTAAATTGGGAGGTAAAAGTAAATATAAAAATGAAATTATTGAAAAGCCATTAATTAATAAGACTGGAGATAATTGCACTGAAGAAAAAATCAAATTAATTTGTCAATTAATTTTGAGATTACAATTTTTATGGATAATAATTTTTTCCTTAATTTTTTTTATAATCTCGAGTTTAATTTAATAATAAATTAATTTAAAAATTATTAGAATAAATCTAAAAATCAATGCAAGAAAAAGTCTCTCCAATGGAAAACCAAAATGATGGATCTACTAATACATCTTCAAGTGATAATGAATACTCAAAATGGGTAGACAATCAGGGGGACGAAGTAAAGAATGTTTTTGGATTCAATAGCAGCGCCGAGCTTGTGAATGGTAGAGCAGCTATGATTGGATTCTTAATGCTTATATTAACCGAGTTGGTTTTTAGCGGCAGGCCTGTGACTTCTTCAATTTTTGGTATTAATTAAAAATGGAAGAAAAAAAACCTAATCCAATAAAAGCAATCCTATACATATCTGTATGGGTAATAATTTGGGGAACATTAGGCTCTTTCATTGATTATCCTCTGTATAAAAATAAAATTTACTTAGAAGGAAGTATATATCAGTATCTTACTTTCACAATTACAGCGATAATATCAATAATAAGTGCAAAGTTTTTTTATAAAAAATTTGAATTATAAAAATTTGTACCTAAATTTCTTAATAATTTTTGCTTGCTCTTTTTTGTCATTTGATTCGTATAGTATCCACTGATGTGTCTCAGTATCATGATCACAACCATAATTTCCAGATATGTTATCGTAACTTGAAAGATATGAATGACAATTTTGGTCTGCCTCAAAAGCAGAGTCATAACCTGTGAGAAAGTATATTAAAAAGAGAAGTATTACTAACAAAAAAAATACTTGGAAAACTAAATTTACTACCTTCATAAGATATTCTAAAATTTTAATATATCATTTAAAAAATTTTTTCGATCTAAAAATATTTAACGACCAACATTAAAAACAAAGTCATGAAATTCTTGATTCTTTAAGTAAAGGATGACTAGCAATATTAAAATCAAATTTAAGCCTAATACTATTGATCCAAAAATATTTATTTGTTTTTTACCTGGCAAAGTATAAGTAAATTTCTTGCCTTTAAGAAAAGCTGCTAAGCCTTTTTTTTCTTTTTTTGATTCTTTTATTTCAGCATCATTTTTTACTTCATTATCAGAGAAACCTTTTACCATTAATACTTAAAATCCAAATTTATAATATTCCAAAAAAATAAAATTTTTTAATAATTAACAATTTTTAATCACATATGGGATCGTAAATGAAATTCTTTCATTTGAGAAATTTTTTAAAAAATAAGCTTCTATAATTGCTGACTGCATCCCCAATAAACTTGATTGACATTTGAATCTATTTTGGTCAAATACAAGTAATTGCAGTTTTTCTATTTCAAATATTAACTCTTTACAAACTTGGGCTTGATAATCTCTAATACAATAACTTGCTTCCTTAAAAATCTTGGACTTTGTTGGAATTGTTTCTGCCATAACAAAACCAGATAAGAACAAAAAATTTAGGGAAAGAATAGTTAAACATTTCATCACATATAAAGACTTCAAAATTTGGGATACTTGGTTAAGAGTTTTGAAAATTCAACTAATATAATTCTATTGAGATTTTAAAAAAAAAGATGCCCTAAAAGAGCACCTTTGCATTTAAGGAAGAAATAGACTAAAAAGATTAACCTTGAACTCTATCCTTAAAAAGTTTACCTGCTGAGAATGTTGGAACTCTTTTAGCAGGAATTGCTATTTTTTCGCCTGTCTTAGGGTTTAATCCCTGTCTTGCAGAACGATCTCTTGGCTCGAAAGAACCAAATCCTAGTATGGAGACTTTTTTGCCTTCCACTACTGAATCAACAATAGTTTCAATAGCTGCATCAACAACTAAAGAAACATCCGTTTTTGTGAGCTCTGTACGAGCAGCAACAAGATTTACTAAATCAGCTTTGTTCATTGAATTGTTTGTAAAGCAGAGATTCAAAAGACATGAGTTTTAATCAAGTCAAAAAAACCTCGAACTTGCACATCATATGGAGCAAATACGAATACGGCAACCGAAAATGCCGGCGGCGCAAAGCTTTATACAAATTTTAGGGACATTTTTATCGCAATTATTTATTTTTTTGCCGCAAATTTTTCTTATTTTTAAAAAAACTTCTTTAACCAGCAAACACCTAAACCCATTGGCAGCACTGGACTTATCCTTAAGTAACCTAACTTCATTCATCAAAGGGAATAATTTCAAAGGGCAATTAAATTAAGAATTTGCTCTTTATATTATGTTTTATTAATTTTCAGATATATTTCCTTCTCATCACATGAAACAGCATAATTTGTATTTTGAAATCAAGAAAAATCTAGTTAAATCAATATTAAACTTTCTCTCTAAATCGTTTTATGGACTGAGCAAAAGGATGGATGATTTGTAATTATTTAGAAAATTAATACTCTAAAAGTCCCTATCAAGTTGATTAGTTAAACCTTAAATTTAAGTTTTTTTTTTGATTTTGCATCTATTATTCAAATATCAGTAATTCAAATGATTTATCTCTATATTTAACTAATCAATGATAAGGATAAAGTGACTCATATCAATAAAGGTAAACCATTCCCTCTCGGAAGCTCTTTAACTTCAAAAGGGGTTAATTTTTCACTAATTGCCACAAATGCAGAATATGTAGAAATCCTATTGTTTGAAAAAGAGGACTCTATTACACCAAAAAGTATATTTAAACTAGATCAGAAGAATCATAATACTGGTCCCTACTGGTATGCAGAAATAAAAAATCTAGATCAAGGTTGTATTTATGCCTTTAGAGTAAAACAAAAAAATAATACGATCAACAGTAACTATGAAAAAAAAGTATTACTCGATCCATGTTCAAGGGGTATAACTGGGTGGGGAAGATATAAAAGAGAAAATGCATTAAAAACGCAAGAAAATACTGATAGTTGTCTTAAAAGCGTTGTTTGCGATAGAAAATTATTTAATTTTAAGGATTTTCCAAGACCGAATCATTCTTGGGAAGAAACAATTATTTACGAACTCCATATCAAATCCTTCACTGAACCAAATGATAAAACTGAAAGTTGTTTCAAGAAATTTTTAAAAAAAATTCCATATCTCAAAGAACTGGGAATCACCTCAATCGAATTACTGCCAATTTTTTGTTTTGATCCAACTGATGCACCAAATGGTTTAAAAAATTTTTGGGGTTATAGTCCAATTAATTGGTTTACGCCCCATTATGAATACCTTTCGAATGAATCACCTGAAAAGAATAGGGAGGAATTTAGAAAATTAGTAGAGGAGTGTCATAAGGCAGACATTGAAGTTATTTTAGATGTCGTATACAATCACACTTCTGAAGGCGATGACAAAGGACCTGCGATAAGTTGGAAAGGTATAGATGAAAACCTTTATTACTTTATTGGGAAAGATAAAAATTATCAGGATGTATCTGGTTGTGGGAATACTATTGCAGCAAACAGAGGATTGGTTAGAAAACTAATAATTGAATCATTAAAGTGTTGGGCGAGTGAATTTGGAGTAGATGGTTTTAGATTTGATTTAGGTATTGCCTTATCAAGAGGAGAAAATCTCTCGCCACTCGATAATCCTCCAATTTTTGATGATATAGAATGTGAACCAGAACTTGTTGATATAAAGTTTATAAGTGAGCCATGGGATTGTGGTGGTTTATATAAATTAGGTGATTTCCCATCAAAGAATATTTTTACTTGGAATGGTCATTTTAGAGATGATTTGAGAAGATTTTGGAAGGGGGATAAAGATACAGCTTGGAATATGAGCGATAAAATCAAAGGTACTCCATCGATTTATAAAGACGATACTATTTTCCCAAAATCAATAAACTTTATTACTTCACATGATGGATTCACTCTAAAAGATTTAGTAACTTTCAATAGAAAACATAATTTTGCCAACAGAGAGCAAAACAGAGATGGTGATAACCATAATAATTCTTGGAATCATGGTATTGAGGGACCAACTACAAACTTATTAATTAATGATTTAAGAAAAAGACAACAAAAAAATCTTATTCTTAATTTACTTATCTCTAAAGGTGTTCCAATGATACTTATGGGTGATGAGATAGGAAGATCGCAAGGCGGTAACAATAATTCTTGGTGCCAAAATAATTTATTAGGCTGGATGAATTGGGAACATGGTCAACAAGATTTGGAATTATTAAAATATTTTAAATACGTAATAAAAATCAGAAAAAAACTAATAAACATTTTTAATCCATCATTCTTCCCAAATAATCAAACCAATGAAAATATTCCAACTTATCATTGGCATGGAACAAAGTTAGATAATCCCGATTGGAGTAGTTGGTCTCACACAGTTGCTTTTAGCATTAACAAAGGTAATTCTAATCCGCTGGTCTGGATAGGTTTAAATGCATATTCAAAAAGTATCGATTTCCCCTTGCCAAAATGTAAATATAATTGGTTAAAAGTTATTGACACTAGCATGTCTGAGATTTTTGAACCCATAACTATCAATGAAAAATCTGTTTCAATAAAGAGTAGAAGCTCTTTATTAATCATTTCAAAAGAAGTATTTGGGGCAAAAAATAATTTATTCTAAAGCGGGCGGCGGGAATCGAACCCGCATCTTCAGCTTGGAAGGCTGAGGTTTTACCACTAAACCACGCCCGCATTAAGTAATAGAATTACCATTGCAATAATACATTATCAAACAATCAACAAATCAAAAAGATTGGAAAATTCACACTCGAAAAAAAATATTACTAAGTCAACAACAAGATTAATGTTCTCTTATGGGCTAGGAGATGCAGGCACAGGTTTAGTAGCGACGCAATTTGGTTTTTTTCTGTTCAAATTCTTTATTTCTGCTGGTTTGCCAGTAATAATTGCAGGTTCATTATTAATGTTAATAAAGATATGGGATGCAGTAAATGATCCGTTAATTGGATGGTTAAGTGATCGTACAAAATCAAGATGGGGGCCTAGAATCCCTTGGATGGTAGTAGCATCTGTTCCTCTTGGTTTCTCTTTAGCTGCGATATGGTGGACACCCACTGGTTCCATGCTAACCAAGACTTTTTACTATGCCATAATTTCTATAATCGTAATGACTGCTTATACAAGTATTAATCTTCCTTTTGCAGCTTTATCTACTGAAATTTCTGAAAAAACAGAAATAAGAACAAGACTAAACGCTTCTAGATTTACTGGCTCAATAATTGCAGGACTAACTGGTTTAATAATTGCTGGAATTGTATTGGGTTCTGAAGGATCCGCAAATAATGACTATTTTTTAATGGGTAAAATAAGCGGATGTATTGCAGTTGCTGCGACATTAATTTCTTGTTGGGGATTGGCTCCATTTGCAAAAATAGCAAGAAGGCCTTCTGGAAAAGCTGAAGCTATAACACTTCAATTCAAAAGGATCTTCAGAAATAAAAAATTTCTAAAAGTTATTACGCTTTATATTCTTCTCTGGTGCGCACTACAATTGATGCAAACAGTAGCGTTAATTTATGTAGAGGATGTATTGAATGTACCAACATATATAGCTAAGTGGATCCCGATACCTTTCCAAATTAGCGCTTTAGTGGGTTTACAAATATGGACAAGAGTATCAAATAAATTGAACAGGATTTCAGCTTTAAACTATGGAGCGATTATGTGGATTATTTCATGTACTGCAACTTTATTTTTACCTTCATTATCCAAAATTTCAGGAGTTGGAGATAGTTTATTTCTAAATGCCAGCAACATATTTCTCTTCATCCTCTTAATTTTCATAATCTGTCTTATTGGAATTGGAGCTTCAACCGCTTTTCTTATCCCTTGGTCACTACTTCCTGATGCAATAGACGAAGACCCAGAGAAACCGGCAGGATTATATACTGCTTGGATGGTACTTATTCAGAAGATTGGCATCGCTTTTAGTGTTCAATTATTAGGATTTTTATTGTATTTATCAGGATATCAATCATGCTTTGTTGATAAAGATGGTCTAAATATTATTGAACAATGCTACTCAGCACAATTAACTATTAGATTATGTATTGGTTTTATACCCTCAATACTCGTAATAATTGGTCTTTTAATCATGAGAAAATGGGATCGAAAATTAATTACAAACTAATATAATGTTATGTATTATCCTAATTTTCTCAAAAGACTTCTAAGCAGCTTAATCATTGGAGGGCAAGCAATGAATTTTATCTTTAGAGGTAAAATTTCCAAAAATGATCTCTTTGACCAACTTATGGAGTCAGGTCCTGGAAGTTTATTAATTGTATTAATTACAGGAATTGCCGCAGGGACAGTTTTTAATATTCAAGTCGCATCACAACTCACAAGTATGGGGGTTTCAAGTGAAATTGGAGGCTTATTAGCAGTAGGCATGGCAAGAGAAATGGCTCCCCTTCTAACTGCTACTTTAATGACTGGAAAGGTTGCCACTGCATATGCTGCTCAACTGGGTACTATGAAAGTCACAGAACAAATTGAGGCAATAACCATGTTAAGGACCGAACCAGTCCAATATTTGGTAGTCCCAAGGTTACTATCGATGGTAATAATGTCTCCAATACAGTGTCTTTTATTTTTATCTGTAGCTTTATGGAGCGGACAAATTTGGAGCACAATTTTTTATAAGGTTCCTCCAATAGTTTTTTGGACATCTGTAAGATCAGGTAATGTGAGTTTAACCAGTACAGACTTAACTTCAATGTTAATAAAATCTGTAGTGTTCGGATTACTTATTTCAATAATTGCTTGTGGATATGGACTCACAACTAAAGGTGGTCCAAAAGAAGTTGGAACAAGTACAACAGGCGCAGTTGTAATGACTCTCGTTACTGTATCTTTAATGGATGTATTTCTAACACAAATTTTATTTGGATGATCCAATGTTTAACACTAAATCAAAAAAAGAGGAGCCAGTAATAATATCTCCATCATTTCAGTTGCCAATCATTTTAATAATTTTAAGTTTTATGCTTTTGTTTTTGAATATCGGTTCTTTGCCAACGATAGTTTTTGCTTCTTTTAGCTTTTTTTTATTACTTCAATCATTCACCTTAAGAATAAAAATAACAAATGATGATTTTATCGTTTTACAATTAGGTAAAGAGATTAGAACTTTTCCATTCAAGAACTGGATATCATGGAAATTCTTTTTCCCTATAATCCCTGGTATTTTTTATTTTAGAGAAAAGTCGAGTCCTCATTTATTACCAATTTTATTTAATCCAAAGCAATTAAAAGATGAGCTCATAAAAAAAGTTGACTCCCTGGAAATTAAAAATTCTTAAAATTCAGACTTAGCTTATTCATCAAAATTATTTAAATGACTAATAAAGAAATTTCCGACAATAATCCTGAAAAGGAATTAATAATAGATAAGTCAATTTCAGATGATAAAACCAATCAAATTAGTAAAAAAAATATAACGCAAAATAAAGAAATTACACCAA is a window of Prochlorococcus marinus XMU1419 DNA encoding:
- a CDS encoding DUF3119 family protein, which gives rise to MFNTKSKKEEPVIISPSFQLPIILIILSFMLLFLNIGSLPTIVFASFSFFLLLQSFTLRIKITNDDFIVLQLGKEIRTFPFKNWISWKFFFPIIPGIFYFREKSSPHLLPILFNPKQLKDELIKKVDSLEIKNS
- a CDS encoding MlaE family ABC transporter permease, with protein sequence MYYPNFLKRLLSSLIIGGQAMNFIFRGKISKNDLFDQLMESGPGSLLIVLITGIAAGTVFNIQVASQLTSMGVSSEIGGLLAVGMAREMAPLLTATLMTGKVATAYAAQLGTMKVTEQIEAITMLRTEPVQYLVVPRLLSMVIMSPIQCLLFLSVALWSGQIWSTIFYKVPPIVFWTSVRSGNVSLTSTDLTSMLIKSVVFGLLISIIACGYGLTTKGGPKEVGTSTTGAVVMTLVTVSLMDVFLTQILFG
- a CDS encoding chlorophyll a/b-binding protein; its protein translation is MQEKVSPMENQNDGSTNTSSSDNEYSKWVDNQGDEVKNVFGFNSSAELVNGRAAMIGFLMLILTELVFSGRPVTSSIFGIN
- the ilvC gene encoding ketol-acid reductoisomerase, whose protein sequence is MTQLFYDKDADLSLLNNKTIAIIGYGSQGHAHALNLKDSGMDVIVGLYKGSKSESKAISDGLQVFNVSKACEKADWIMILLPDEFQKNVYLNEIEPNLKEGKILSFAHGFNIRFGLIKPPSFVDVVMIAPKGPGHTVRWEYQNGQGVPALFAVEQDSSGNARSLAMAYAKGIGGTRAGILETNFKEETETDLFGEQAVLCGGLSELVKSGFETLVEAGYQPELAYFECLHEVKLIVDLMVKGGLSQMRDSISNTAEYGDYVSGKRLINSDTKKEMQKILKDIQDGTFAKNFVEECDKNKPLMTKLREENSKHEIEKVGKGLRSMFSWLK
- a CDS encoding MFS transporter translates to MFSYGLGDAGTGLVATQFGFFLFKFFISAGLPVIIAGSLLMLIKIWDAVNDPLIGWLSDRTKSRWGPRIPWMVVASVPLGFSLAAIWWTPTGSMLTKTFYYAIISIIVMTAYTSINLPFAALSTEISEKTEIRTRLNASRFTGSIIAGLTGLIIAGIVLGSEGSANNDYFLMGKISGCIAVAATLISCWGLAPFAKIARRPSGKAEAITLQFKRIFRNKKFLKVITLYILLWCALQLMQTVALIYVEDVLNVPTYIAKWIPIPFQISALVGLQIWTRVSNKLNRISALNYGAIMWIISCTATLFLPSLSKISGVGDSLFLNASNIFLFILLIFIICLIGIGASTAFLIPWSLLPDAIDEDPEKPAGLYTAWMVLIQKIGIAFSVQLLGFLLYLSGYQSCFVDKDGLNIIEQCYSAQLTIRLCIGFIPSILVIIGLLIMRKWDRKLITN
- a CDS encoding glycogen debranching protein; its protein translation is MTHINKGKPFPLGSSLTSKGVNFSLIATNAEYVEILLFEKEDSITPKSIFKLDQKNHNTGPYWYAEIKNLDQGCIYAFRVKQKNNTINSNYEKKVLLDPCSRGITGWGRYKRENALKTQENTDSCLKSVVCDRKLFNFKDFPRPNHSWEETIIYELHIKSFTEPNDKTESCFKKFLKKIPYLKELGITSIELLPIFCFDPTDAPNGLKNFWGYSPINWFTPHYEYLSNESPEKNREEFRKLVEECHKADIEVILDVVYNHTSEGDDKGPAISWKGIDENLYYFIGKDKNYQDVSGCGNTIAANRGLVRKLIIESLKCWASEFGVDGFRFDLGIALSRGENLSPLDNPPIFDDIECEPELVDIKFISEPWDCGGLYKLGDFPSKNIFTWNGHFRDDLRRFWKGDKDTAWNMSDKIKGTPSIYKDDTIFPKSINFITSHDGFTLKDLVTFNRKHNFANREQNRDGDNHNNSWNHGIEGPTTNLLINDLRKRQQKNLILNLLISKGVPMILMGDEIGRSQGGNNNSWCQNNLLGWMNWEHGQQDLELLKYFKYVIKIRKKLINIFNPSFFPNNQTNENIPTYHWHGTKLDNPDWSSWSHTVAFSINKGNSNPLVWIGLNAYSKSIDFPLPKCKYNWLKVIDTSMSEIFEPITINEKSVSIKSRSSLLIISKEVFGAKNNLF
- a CDS encoding HU family DNA-binding protein, with protein sequence MNKADLVNLVAARTELTKTDVSLVVDAAIETIVDSVVEGKKVSILGFGSFEPRDRSARQGLNPKTGEKIAIPAKRVPTFSAGKLFKDRVQG
- the cbiB gene encoding adenosylcobinamide-phosphate synthase CbiB — translated: MAEINLFLLFLGSIGFDLLIGDPRFLIHPVQVIGFYIKKISDYLINNFGENKKILFWGGFSVAISTIGMSFGLGKLIELSYLQSRNHFFVGLLIFFGLSSCIATKGLISSVKEIAELIERKEINIQNKKIIKDKVQRIVSRDVSSSSIKHLLRSSTESLTENSVDGIFGPLFWIFIGIISMKFSIFLPGPLSLGFSYKAISTLDSMIGYKYDYFRYLGYFSAKIEDIFTFFPSRLVLITLPLVSSKVNEYGSIIKKSYLDGKKYDSPNSGISEAIFAYISGIKLGGKSKYKNEIIEKPLINKTGDNCTEEKIKLICQLILRLQFLWIIIFSLIFFIISSLI